The following coding sequences lie in one Glycine max cultivar Williams 82 chromosome 19, Glycine_max_v4.0, whole genome shotgun sequence genomic window:
- the LOC100793017 gene encoding auxin-responsive protein SAUR50 encodes MKGKFLRGCLNKWKKMGSRVFHCAAYGYCCEWELGSSMHEDEGDSIPNDVPKGHLVVYVGEHHKRYVIKITLLNHPLFKTLLDQAKDEYDFIADSKLYIPCSEHLFLTVLRRASTPHNERVFVRV; translated from the coding sequence atgAAGGGAAAGTTTCTAAGAGGGTGCCTTAACAAGTGGAAGAAAATGGGAAGTAGAGTGTTCCATTGTGCTGCCTACGGTTACTGCTGTGAATGGGAACTGGGGTCATCCATgcatgaagatgaaggagacTCCATTCCCAACGATGTGCCAAAGGGTCACTTGGTTGTGTACGTGGGAGAGCACCATAAGAGATATGTCATCAAGATTACCTTACTCAATCATCCACTCTTCAAGACTCTGCTGGATCAAGCTAAGGATGAGTATGATTTCATTGCAGATTCAAAGCTCTATATTCCTTGCAGTGAGCATCTTTTCCTCACTGTCCTTCGCCGTGCAAGCACTCCACACAACGAACGAGTGTTTGTGCGTGTCTGa
- the LOC100792486 gene encoding uncharacterized protein has translation MSDHHPRLQHLRSASHLLKESFSSFSSNFLIFLFLSLLTLSFRTLVETGTAHVTSFIDRDPSLRALLSRLDLAGNSHNHHNGHDLPSPNNHRHRRRPFLHLTRVGTLDDDFFSGDDDDARSLFGSIPKPSANATLLALSPFKTTSAFSDLFADDGIRVSQVIRSGTTFNTQGLSSLSSSSSRRDNDDDDDDREEKEEPTKEKVDLQFFVKGIEVGRRDAAALFFLVSFLSAVYGWVILVFLVTYSWVLGVVFVSVVNDLLGRFSSVTVLVWEGSRLGLKRLSGFILMRWAVRDALTQLLGLWYFGEVEDQYSFFKLFVRLKLMPFSVMSPWVRGFEREISGFLFTWFLVDTFVAFIFSVDAWVAIVDSRKSGREIVKEGCYLISTMLNQAIQVKCLEAILCGSFVRWGLSRVCGRSLAKMFQSTMEVYFMVTWLMFYFAARCKDADLHGRRFGQRELEGLVEGHR, from the coding sequence ATGAGCGACCACCACCCTCGGTTGCAGCACCTTCGTTCAGCCTCTCACCTATTGAAAGaatcattttcttctttctcctcaaatttcCTCATATTTTTGTTCCTTTCTCTCTTAACTCTTTCTTTTCGCACCCTCGTCGAAACCGGCACCGCCCATGTCACCTCCTTTATCGACCGCGACCCTTCCCTCCGCGCCCTCCTCTCCCGCCTCGACCTCGCCGGAAACTCCCACAACCACCATAACGGCCACGACCTTCCTTCTCCGAACAACCACCGCCACCGCCGCCGCCCCTTCCTCCACCTCACCCGCGTCGGAACCCTAGACGACGACTTCTTCTCCGGCGACGACGATGACGCCCGCTCCCTCTTCGGCTCCATCCCCAAACCCTCAGCCAACGCCACCCTCCTCGCCCTCTCCCCCTTCAAAACCACCTCCGCCTTCTCAGATCTCTTCGCCGACGACGGAATTAGGGTTTCCCAAGTGATCCGCTCCGGCACCACCTTCAACACCCAAGGATTGTCCTCCTTATCTTCGTCGTCGTCGCGGCGCGAcaacgacgacgacgacgacgataGGGAGGAGAAGGAAGAACCGACGAAGGAGAAGGTGGATTTGCAATTCTTCGTGAAGGGGATCGAGGTGGGCCGCCGAGACGCGGCGGCGCTGTTCTTCCTGGTGAGCTTCCTCTCCGCCGTGTACGGATGGGTGATCCTTGTTTTCCTCGTGACGTACTCGTGGGTGTTGGGTGTCGTTTTCGTTTCCGTTGTGAACGATCTGTTGGGTAGGTTTAGCTCCGTCACCGTTTTGGTTTGGGAAGGTTCGAGGTTAGGTCTGAAGAGGCTTTCGGGGTTTATTCTGATGCGTTGGGCCGTGAGGGACGCGTTGACTCAGCTTCTTGGGTTGTGGTACTTCGGAGAAGTTGAGGATCAGTACTCGTTTTTCAAGCTCTTTGTTAGGTTAAAGTTGATGCCTTTCTCGGTTATGTCCCCTTGGGTTAGGGGCTTTGAGAGGGAGATTTCTGGGTTCCTTTTTACTTGGTTTCTGGTGGATACTTTTGTGGCTTTTATATTCTCTGTGGATGCTTGGGTTGCCATTGTAGACTCAAGGAAGAGTGGGAGGGAGATTGTGAAGGAAGGGTGTTATTTGATATCCACTATGTTGAATCAGGCTATTCAGGTGAAGTGCTTGGAGGCTATACTTTGCGGGTCGTTTGTGAGGTGGGGTTTGAGCCGGGTTTGCGGGAGGTCCTTGGCCAAGATGTTTCAGTCCACCATGGAGGTTTACTTCATGGTGACTTGGCTTATGTTTTACTTTGCAGCGCGGTGTAAGGACGCCGATCTTCATGGTAGGAGGTTCGGGCAGAGGGAGCTGGAGGGCTTGGTTGAAGGTCACAGATGA